ATTTCACAAATCTTACAGAAAATAGTAAAAATAAAAAGCTATTACGTAAATTTGCGAAAATTTTACATTTACACAAATATAATATAAATGAGTACTACAACTACGCCTTATGTGGCTTTCAAAGTAAAAGACATTTCTCTTGCAGCTTGGGGAAGAAAAGAAATTGAACTAGCTGAGGCTGAAATGCCAGGTTTAATGGCACTTCGCGCTGAATACAAAGATGAACAACCTTTAAAAGGTGCTCGTATTGCTGGATGTTTACACATGACGATTCAAACTGCTGTTTTAATCGAAACTTTAATTGCTCTTGGTGCAGAGGTTACATGGTCTTCTTGTAACATTTTTTCTACTCAGGATCAGGCTGCTGCTGCAATTGCTGCTGCAGGAATTCAGGTTTATGCATGGAAAGGTCTTGACGAAGAGTCATTTGACTGGTGTATTGAGCAGACTTTATTCTTTGGTGAAGACAGAAAACCATTGAACATGATTCTTGACGACGGAGGAGATTTAACTAACATGGTTATCGATCGTTACCCAGAATTAGTTCCTGGAATTAAAGGTCTTTCTGAAGAAACTACAACTGGTGTTCACAGACTTTACGAAAGAGTAAAAGCCGGAACTCTTCCAATGCCTGCAATCAACATTAACGACTCTGTTACTAAATCTAAATTTGATAACAAATACGGATGTAAAGAATCTGCTGTAGATGCTGTACGTCGTGCAACTGACTTAATGTTAGCTGGAAAAAGAGTTGTGGTTTGTGGATACGGTGACGTTGGAAAAGGAACTGCAGCTTCTTTCAGAGGTGCTGGTTCTATTGTAACAGTTACTGAAATCGATCCAATTTGTGCTTTACAAGCTGCAATGGACGGTTATGAAGTTAAAAAATTAAATACTGTAATTGCTAATGCTGACATCATCATTACAACTACAGGAAACAAAGATATCGTTCTTGGAGAGCACTTCGAGCAAATGAAAGACAAAACTGTTGTTTGTAACATTGGTCACTTTGATAACGAAATCGACATGGCTTGGTTAAACAAAACTCACGGTGCTTCTAAAATCGAAATCAAACCTCAGGTTGACAAATACAACATCAACGGTAAAGATATCATTATCCTGGCTGAAGGTCGTTTAGTAAACCTTGGTTGTGCTACAGGTCACCCAAGCTTCGTAATGAGTAACTCATTTACAAACCAAACTTTAGCTCAAATCGAATTATGGAACAATAGTGCAGCTTACAAAAATGAAGTGTACATGTTACCTAAACATTTAGATGAAAAAGTTGCTGCTTTACACTTAGCTAAATTAGGTGTTGAACTTGAAGTTCTTCGCGAAGATCAGGCGGCTTATATTGGTGTTGATGTAAAAGGTCCATTCAAACCGGAATACTACAGATATTAATAGATTTAAGATTGCAAATCTTAGATTTTTACCATATGCAAACCCGACAGTTTTTAAACTTGTCGGGTTTTGTTTTTTTAGCAGAGACCAAAATTTCATCGAATATTTCACAAGGTTTTTAAAATATAATCCTACATTTGAAAATATAACCCCCAATTTACAAACCTTATCATGAGAATACGCCTTGTTTTAGTCCTGTTATTACTTTTACCATTTTTTACAATTGCTCAATCCGGAAGTCTTCAAAGACAAATGCAGGCTGCAAATGCTATGAACAGACAGCAGAATCAAATGTTTATGCTCCAGCAGCAGCAGCAGCGAACTATGCTTCGCACGCTTAGCAACATCGAAACCAATGAAGATAAAGTTGCAAAAGAAGAAAGAAAAATCAAAAAACTGGAACAAAAAATAACAGAACGAGAAGCTGATTTAAAAACCGATCAGCAGGAATTATCTTTTTTAGAAAATAATTCAGACAGCAATTCCGATGCTCAAAAAAATATAGAAAAAGCTAAAAAGAAAATAGCCAAATCTGAAGAAAAAATAAACAAATCAAAAAAAGATATAGAAACCAGTTCTAATAAAATCCAGGATTTGCAAAAACAAATAGAAGCAGATAAAATCAAAAAAGAAGAACTCGAGAAAAAACACGAGGAGGAAAAAAGACTCAAACAGGAAGAAAAAGACAAAAAAGAAAAGGAAAAACAGGAAAATAAAAAGTAAAAAGCTTAATCTATAAAAATGACTGAAAACAGTATTAAAGAAACGGCTTTCCAATTAAACTCTGAATTGATAGAAAACATCAATAAACTGGATTCTGAAGCTTTAAAAGCAAACTTTGGGATTAATCCCGCTGTTCTGGAAGAAATTAAAGAAGAGTTATTCGATTATTTTCAAACTTCTAACTTACCTCAACTAAAAATCGATCCCGCTAAATTCAGTATCTTTAAATATAATACTGCAAAAGGATTTGGTATCGAAGCAGGGTTATTCACCGCTGATGGTAAAGAAACCGAATTAACTTTACATACTGAATTTGACAATAATCAATTGAAATTTAAGTTAATTGAAGTAATGTAGTTACATCTTTTACAATTCAGAATTTAGAAAGAAGTTCATATCAGATAAATATATCCTCATGAAAAAGATTATTTTCCTTTACACATTTTTCTGTCTTAACGCTGCGGCATTTGCTCAAAGTAATGATATCTGGACTGCGTTTTACAATA
This portion of the Flavobacterium gelatinilyticum genome encodes:
- the ahcY gene encoding adenosylhomocysteinase, translated to MSTTTTPYVAFKVKDISLAAWGRKEIELAEAEMPGLMALRAEYKDEQPLKGARIAGCLHMTIQTAVLIETLIALGAEVTWSSCNIFSTQDQAAAAIAAAGIQVYAWKGLDEESFDWCIEQTLFFGEDRKPLNMILDDGGDLTNMVIDRYPELVPGIKGLSEETTTGVHRLYERVKAGTLPMPAININDSVTKSKFDNKYGCKESAVDAVRRATDLMLAGKRVVVCGYGDVGKGTAASFRGAGSIVTVTEIDPICALQAAMDGYEVKKLNTVIANADIIITTTGNKDIVLGEHFEQMKDKTVVCNIGHFDNEIDMAWLNKTHGASKIEIKPQVDKYNINGKDIIILAEGRLVNLGCATGHPSFVMSNSFTNQTLAQIELWNNSAAYKNEVYMLPKHLDEKVAALHLAKLGVELEVLREDQAAYIGVDVKGPFKPEYYRY